One window of the Betta splendens chromosome 21, fBetSpl5.4, whole genome shotgun sequence genome contains the following:
- the gpr156 gene encoding probable G-protein coupled receptor 156, giving the protein METELNCSSHCDSSLCFIHPGVNRQQGLDILQRLCSVSTMAVELPKRPLSPVLSAVVWTLLSCGILLALCFLLFTLRFKNNRIVKMSSPNLNLLTLLGSLLTYSSGFLFAVDERGQSHGGPSSAVLQARMWTLCVGSTLVFGPILGKTWRLYRVFTQRVPDKRVIIRDIQLMCMVALLILVDMLLLTAWNLTDPIRCSRSVWAFVKVEDKDISYSLSQLDSCSSVYSDLWLIIIAVQKGGLLLYGTYLAGLTSNVSHPPVNQSPTIITAVTLVTLSSAVAIPVSVFLKSWPNLVYSTVAGAILICTLATNCMLFVPQLTQWRHFEEDQNNPNQMAKYFSSPSRSQPSVYSQDEIFYLVGENNSMKKLLNEKNAVIDSLQEQVNSAKDKLLRLMSTSRSSTADPDLDSSATNLNSSSTHTTEIQSDSSLPQGDSKSPLHLLTAAVTPPSEQPSAPEPSKPSARPDDVQGVINLSSADKSAAEFRTGEDIKQAASRPSSGILRSAEETVHFVTSLQCHKGMNPFQVGAFGDRCALSSHVGPSGRLVGFVSSEKLQEILQELSVDAVVETALRSPGHTGRTPSQPNFTDASTLPPPSLRTPRSSHPPLLRPRISPYAMRKRRPPFHAPRRGLTPPCFYTGRGVIRESCEQQNPCERPDRAAVDAALLQVHSDGLELEDDKEEDAERHGVIGKCQRCVYKCADLHCSERDHTAPPDVKAGGDDTQRRRHMRDSCGYWDSDSSSSTDYCYYHRPYCESCLQRGSLLSSDSSSDSSDSEYEGFAGLYRSPHPVVFKEDLKPTFV; this is encoded by the exons ATGGAGACTGAGCTGAACTGCAGCTCCCACTGTGACTCTTCATTATGCTTCATCCACCCCGGAGTCAACAGGCAGCAGGGCCTGGACATTCTGCAGAGACTATGCAGTGTCAGCACG atggcGGTGGAGCTCCCAAAGCGACCGCTCTCCCCTGTGTTGAGTGCCGTGGTGTGGACACTGCTCTCCTGTGGCATCCTGCTGGCTTTGTGCTTCCTCCTCTTTACCCTGCGCTTCAAAAACAACAG GATAGTGAAGATGTCCAGTCCCAACCTGAATCTCCTGACTCTCCTCGGGAGCCTTCTAACCTACAGCAGCGGCTTCCTCTTTGCTGTAGACGAACGAGGACAGTCACACGGTGGACCGTCCTCGGCTGTGCTCCAA GCTCGGATGTGGACTCTTTGTGTCGGCAGTACTCTGGTGTTTGGCCCTATTTTGGGGAAGACGTGGAGACTGTACAGAGTGTTTACGCAGCGAGTGCCTGACAAGAGAGTG ATCATCAGGGACATCCAGCTGATGTGCATGGTGGCTCTGCTGATCCTGGTGGACATGCTGCTCCTCACGGCGTGGAACCTCACAGATCCCATCAGGTGTTCACGATCTGTCTGGGCTTTTGTCAAG GTGGAGGATAAAGACATCTCCTACTCTTTGTCTCAGCTCGACTCCTGTTCCTCTGTATACTCGGATCTGTGGCTTATCATTATTGCTGTTCAGAAG GGTGGTCTTCTCCTCTATGGCACTTATCTGGCTGGACTTACCAGCAACGTTAGCCACCCTCCGGTCAACCAGTCTCCCACCATTATAACTGCCGTCACCCTGGTCACCCTGTCCTCGGCCGTGGCCATCCCTGTGTCGGTCTTCCTCAAGTCCTGGCCCAACCTGGTCTACAGCACAGTGGCCGGAGCCATTTTGATCTGCACACTTGCTACTAACTGCATGTTGTTTGTGCCTCAG CTCACCCAGTGGCGGCATTTCGAGGAGGATCAGAACAACCCGAATCAGATGGCCAAGTACTTCAGCAGCCCCAGCAGGAGCCAGCCGTCTGTGTACAGCCAGGACGAGATCTTCTACCTGGTGGGAGAGAACAACTCCATGAAGAAACTCCTCAACGAG AAAAATGCTGTGATCGACAGCCTCCAGGAGCAGGTGAACAGCGCCAAGGATAAACTGCTGCGACTCATGTCCACCAGCCGATCGTCCACCGCTGACCCAGACCTGGACTCGTCCGCCACCAACCTGaactcctcctccactcacaccacagagattcagtctgattcttcTCTACCTCAGGGAGACTCTAAATCCCCCCTCCATCTCCTGACTGCTGCCGTCACTCCGCCTTCTGAGCAGCCCAGTGCTCCAGAACCCTCAAAACCCTCTGCTCGTCCTGATGATGTGCAAGGGGTTATAAATCTGAGCTCTGCAGACAAAAGTGCAGCCGAGTTCAGAACAGGGGAGGACATCAAGCAGGCCGCGTCCCGCCCCTCCTCAGGAATACTCAGGTCGGCCGAGGAGACAGTCCATTTTGTCACCTCACTTCAGTGCCATAAAGGAATGAACCCATTCCAGGTTGGAGCTTTTGGCGATCGCTGTGCACTGTCGTCTCACGTGGGACCAAGTGGCAGACTGGTTGGTTTTGTCAGCAgcgagaagctgcaggagattCTGCAGGAGCTGAGCGTAGACGCCGTGGTGGAGACGGCGCTTCGATCCCCCGGCCACACAGGCCGGACGCCGTCTCAGCCAAACTTCACGGACGCCTCcacactcccccccccctccctgcggACACCGCGCTCCTCTCACCCACCGCTTCTCCGCCCTAGAATTTCCCCCTATGCAATGAGGAAACGCCGGCCGCCTTTCCACGCACCCAGACGAGGTCTGACCCCTCCCTGCTTCTACACGGGCCGTGGGGTCATAAGGGAAAGCTGTGAGCAGCAAAATCCATGCGAGCGTCCTGATAGAGCGGCCGTGGACGCCGCCCTCCTCCAGGTTCACAGCGACGGCCTTGAGCTGGAGGACGACAAAGAGGAGGATGCAGAGAGACATGGAGTGATAGGAAAATGTCAGAGGTGTGTTTACAAATGTGCAGACCTTCATTGTTCAGAGCGCGATCACACGGCGCCACCTGATGTGAAAGCGGGCGGTGATGATACGCAGCGCCGCAGGCACATGCGAGACTCCTGCGGCTACTGGGACTcggactccagcagctccacggaCTACTGCTACTACCATCGGCCCTACTGCGAGTCCTGCCTGCAGCGGGGCTCGCTCCTGTCCTCCGACAGCTCCTCGGACTCCTCCGACAGCGAGTACGAAGGCTTCGCCGGCCTCTACCGCTCCCCACACCCTGTGGTGTTCAAAGAAGACCTCAAACCCACCTTTGTATGA
- the LOC121201900 gene encoding nuclear factor 7, ovary-like, translated as MATAGSVLSKEQLLCPICLDLFNQPVSTPCGHNFCRDCINTYWRSSDVSHCPLCKQKFYQRPDLKVNTFISEVASQFKKMAELTDKDGTSAVDTKGSISCDVCIGRRVMALKSCLDCFASFCEAHLEPHHVLGTLKKHHLINPLANMQDRVCRKHEKLLDLFCSTDQTCVCQMCTRKDHRSHHTVPIDEESRVRRAQIGKTKDELEKIIESRLQNINKINQTIQLSRGNTEKEIEDSLQVFNKLLYLVQRGQVEVVEAISAKQTQIEVNASGLIIEVEQEVHELRSRSTELEHFLHIEDDLYLINNSPSVSSLPATNWPDTCLESAVYVGELRRAVRRVACQLEEAVKAEVRRLCEAEFQRARQCAVDVTLDPDTAHPKLVLSDDNKQVYHGDVALSLPDTPERFYPCISVLGKEGFSSGRVYFEVQVKGKTEWDIGVALESINRKGGSVLNPESGYWSMGMRKDESYWVLSSTPISLPLTEKLQVVGVYVDVEWGQVSFYSVDSASHIYSFTGCSFSERLFPYFNPHRNHEQVNSAPLVILPVHVKRSV; from the coding sequence ATGGCTACTGCTGGCAGCGTGCTGTCCAAGGAGCAGCTTCTTTGTCCCATCTGTTTGGACTTGTTCAACCAGCCAGTGTCCACTCCCTGCGGGCACAACTTCTGCAGAGACTGCATCAACACATATTGGCGGAGTTCTGATGTGTCCCACTGCCCCTTGTGCAAGCAGAAGTTCTACCAGAGGCCCGACCTCAAAGTCAACACATTCATATCAGAGGTGGCTTCTCAGTTCAAGAAGATGGCGGAACTAACAGATAAAGATGGAACCAGTGCGGTAGACACCAAAGGAAGTATTTCATGTGATGTCTGCATTGGAAGGAGAGTCATGGCTCTAAAATCTTGCCTGGACTGTTTCGCCTCTTTCTGTGAGGCTCACCTGGAGCCTCACCATGTTTTGGGCACCTTGAAGAAACACCACCTGATCAATCCACTGGCGAACATGCAAGACAGAgtgtgcaggaaacatgagAAGCTCTTGGATTTGTTCTGTAGCACCGATCAGACCTGCGTGTGCCAGATGTGCACCAGGAAAGACCACAGGTCCCATCACACGGTGCCCATAGACGAAGAGAGCAGAGTGAGGAGAGCCCAGATAGGAAAGACGAAAGACGAGTTGGAGAAAATAATTGAGAGCCGCCTGCAGAACATCAACAAGATCAACCAGACCATTCAGCTCAGCAGAGGAAACACTGAAAAGGAGATTGAGGACAGTTTGCAAGTCTTCAATAAACTTCTGTACCTTGTCCAGAGAGGCcaagtggaggtggtggaggcgaTTAGTGCGAAGCAGACGCAAATCGAAGTCAATGCCAGTGGACTTATCATAGAAGTGGAGCAGGAGGTCCATGAGCTGAGAAGCAGAAGCACGGAGCTGGAGCATTTCCTGCACATCGAAGACGACCTCTACCTCATCAACAACTCTCCATCAGTCTCCTCACTCCCAGCCACGAACTGGCCTGACACCTGTTTGGAGAGTGCTGTGTATGTGGGCGAGCTGAGGCGAGCGGTGAGGAGAGTTGCCtgtcagctggaggaggcagtgAAGGCCGAGGTGCGGAGGCTGTGCGAGGCTGAGTTCCAGAGGGCTCGGCAGTGCGCCGTGGATGTGACTCTGGACCCAGACACAGCCCACCCCAAGCTGGTGCTCTCTGACGACAACAAGCAGGTCTATCACGGCGACGTGGCCCTGAGTCTCCCAGATACCCCGGAGAGGTTTTACCCCTGCATTAGCGTTCTGGGGAAGGAAGGCTTCTCCTCGGGCAGGGTCTATTTTGAGGTGCAGGTGAAGGGGAAGACAGAGTGGGATATTGGAGTTGCTCTTGAATCCATCAACAGGAAAGGAGGGAGTGTGCTGAACCCCGAAAGTGGCTACTGGTCCATGGGAATGAGAAAGGACGAGAGCTACTGGGTGCTGAGCAGCACTCCCATCAGCCTGCCGCTGACCGAGAAGCTCCAAGTGGTCGGGGTGTACGTGGATGTGGAGTGGGGGCAGGTTTCTTTTTACAGTGTGGACTCTGCTTCTCATATCTACTCATTCACTGGTTGCTCATTCAGTGAGAGACTATTCCCCTACTTTAACCCGCATCGTAATCATGAACAGGTCAATTCTGCCCCTTTGGTCATTTTACCCGTCCATGTCAAAAGatctgtgtga